From Halobacteriovoraceae bacterium, one genomic window encodes:
- a CDS encoding carbohydrate porin: MKNIKFAVLILGLFSVIHKVIGDDYLKLGGYLRAGTGINGWGEDHVCPKISGVPGNFMRLGNECGTYGEMNFSYSPQKAWEKAEKPYQVMNVNFAVSEPGHTNSEGSSTSDGNGDLSISMVESYLTLGNLFKMENSKIWVGKRWYRETDIHILDWFHWADMSGIGAGISGIKLGEGLVKVAFLNAPTDPDTSEGKSTKGSGGTVSKKVVDMRYMDLDLGIGTLDTWLAVGFNKGGKTVDTTTGNDVIYSSNTGYILGFKFKFSDNEFGLAYATGNMESMSMKFDLTYALKDIGNTKKNKYEEAKRFRIFNQGKIVFGNLEILHAITWDMSELGPAKITSGSKTVVDKESFFGAAIRPVYFFSDHFSLASEVGWVSLDREEAPISNLTRFTLSPQIHLNKGIWGRPVIRFYISQTFVNSAIAETVASNAGIIGAPENYSNYGIQFESWF, translated from the coding sequence ATGAAAAACATTAAATTTGCAGTATTAATTCTGGGCCTGTTCTCTGTAATTCATAAGGTCATTGGTGATGATTATTTGAAATTAGGCGGATATCTTCGCGCAGGCACTGGAATAAATGGATGGGGTGAAGATCACGTTTGTCCTAAAATTTCTGGAGTACCCGGAAATTTCATGAGACTGGGAAATGAATGTGGAACATATGGAGAAATGAACTTTAGCTATTCTCCACAGAAAGCTTGGGAAAAAGCTGAAAAACCTTATCAAGTGATGAATGTTAATTTTGCAGTTTCTGAACCTGGCCATACCAATTCCGAAGGGAGTTCTACTTCAGATGGTAATGGGGATTTATCTATCAGCATGGTTGAATCATACCTTACTTTAGGAAATTTATTTAAAATGGAAAATTCTAAGATTTGGGTTGGAAAAAGATGGTATAGAGAAACTGATATTCATATACTAGATTGGTTTCATTGGGCCGATATGAGTGGGATTGGTGCAGGAATAAGTGGAATTAAACTAGGAGAAGGGCTTGTAAAAGTTGCATTTCTAAATGCACCAACAGATCCTGATACCTCGGAAGGAAAGTCCACAAAAGGTTCTGGTGGAACTGTTTCCAAAAAAGTAGTTGATATGCGCTATATGGATTTGGATTTAGGTATTGGCACCTTGGACACATGGTTAGCAGTTGGGTTCAATAAAGGAGGTAAGACAGTTGACACAACAACAGGAAATGATGTGATTTATAGTTCAAATACGGGATATATTCTAGGATTTAAATTTAAATTTAGCGATAATGAATTTGGTCTTGCCTATGCGACAGGGAATATGGAAAGTATGAGTATGAAATTTGATCTTACATATGCACTCAAAGATATAGGTAATACAAAGAAAAACAAATATGAAGAGGCCAAAAGATTTAGAATTTTTAATCAAGGAAAAATTGTTTTTGGAAATCTAGAAATTTTGCATGCAATAACTTGGGATATGAGTGAATTAGGACCTGCTAAAATTACAAGTGGTTCAAAAACAGTCGTAGACAAAGAGTCATTCTTTGGAGCTGCTATCAGACCGGTTTACTTTTTTAGTGACCATTTTTCTTTGGCCAGTGAAGTTGGGTGGGTAAGTTTAGACAGAGAAGAAGCTCCCATTAGTAATCTCACTCGTTTTACTCTCTCTCCGCAAATTCATCTAAACAAAGGTATTTGGGGAAGACCGGTAATTCGCTTTTATATTTCACAAACTTTTGTAAATAGCGCAATTGCTGAGACTGTCGCGAGTAACGCTGGTATAATTGGAGCTCCTGAAAATTATTCAAACTATGGGATTCAATTTGAATCTTGGTTCTAG
- a CDS encoding alpha-ketoglutarate-dependent dioxygenase AlkB, whose product MDQLTFLQENENSSYADDDVILYKSFFSTKHFVYFTKCLDELPWKKGKIEVWGKLHTTPRYEAWIGNKTYTYSRQILTPTNWTPCLLEMKKFIELKIGSKFNSVLANLYQDGSHYVGYHSDDEEELGNNPIIASVSLGGSRRFCFRKKNNHSEKGEILLNSGDLIIMKGNFQKDWQHCVPKTAKKVSPRINLTFRQIN is encoded by the coding sequence ATGGATCAACTCACCTTCTTGCAAGAAAACGAAAACTCCTCCTATGCTGATGATGACGTCATTTTGTATAAGAGTTTTTTTTCAACCAAACATTTTGTATATTTCACTAAGTGCTTAGACGAACTCCCCTGGAAAAAAGGAAAGATTGAAGTTTGGGGTAAATTGCATACCACTCCTAGATATGAAGCTTGGATAGGAAATAAAACCTACACATATTCGAGACAAATTTTAACACCTACAAATTGGACTCCGTGCCTACTTGAAATGAAAAAATTTATTGAATTAAAAATTGGGAGTAAATTTAATTCTGTTTTAGCTAACCTTTATCAAGACGGTTCTCATTATGTTGGATATCATTCAGACGACGAAGAAGAATTGGGAAATAATCCAATTATTGCATCTGTAAGTTTAGGTGGAAGTAGACGGTTTTGTTTTCGCAAAAAAAATAATCACTCAGAGAAGGGAGAAATACTTTTAAATAGTGGGGATTTGATTATCATGAAAGGTAATTTTCAAAAAGATTGGCAGCATTGCGTTCCAAAAACGGCAAAGAAAGTTTCCCCAAGAATAAATCTAACCTTCAGACAAATCAATTAA
- a CDS encoding DUF302 domain-containing protein — protein MSYCFTKVLNCSFEEAREKVTQQLKEEGFGILTEINVQATLKKKLDVDFYRYEILGACNPQMAYQALQAEDKIGTMLPCNVILQQKQENAGIEVSAVDPMASMAAIQNPSLGDIAGEVQAKLKRVIDLL, from the coding sequence TTGAGCTATTGTTTTACTAAAGTATTAAATTGTAGTTTTGAAGAAGCACGAGAAAAAGTCACACAACAACTTAAAGAAGAAGGTTTTGGTATTTTAACAGAAATCAACGTTCAAGCGACTCTAAAAAAGAAGCTAGATGTTGATTTTTATCGATATGAGATTCTTGGAGCTTGTAATCCTCAGATGGCCTATCAGGCCTTACAAGCGGAGGATAAAATTGGAACAATGTTACCTTGCAATGTTATCCTCCAACAAAAACAAGAAAATGCTGGTATTGAAGTTTCTGCAGTAGATCCAATGGCATCTATGGCCGCAATTCAAAATCCTTCTTTAGGAGATATTGCTGGAGAAGTTCAAGCAAAACTTAAACGTGTAATAGATTTATTGTAA
- a CDS encoding RDD family protein, whose protein sequence is MDKLKRTKKQIKKILSKRISAFIIDLYAISIISKLLIINYFDFMNNIFFITPNSHQIKAALSLSSLNFTMMLIVGLSYFTGFLYFNHGQTPGKLIFQLRTFRTDGPELSFFQCLLRTVSYFFSYMSAFAFIFAWPTFLSKNNRGIPCMISNTFTDIENYFEEVEKLTQSSKVNVIDFPVANFISYQSAEGLILNSKTTTTEVKQDNVIYLPYVPTEDEKDKAA, encoded by the coding sequence ATGGACAAATTAAAGAGAACTAAAAAACAAATAAAAAAAATATTAAGCAAAAGAATTTCTGCATTTATAATTGATTTATACGCCATCTCAATCATCTCAAAGTTACTTATTATTAACTACTTTGATTTTATGAATAACATTTTTTTTATTACTCCAAACTCACATCAAATTAAAGCGGCCTTATCTTTGAGCTCTTTAAATTTTACAATGATGTTAATCGTTGGGCTCTCTTATTTTACAGGTTTTTTGTATTTCAACCATGGTCAAACACCTGGAAAATTGATTTTTCAATTACGCACATTTAGAACTGATGGGCCAGAATTATCATTTTTTCAATGTCTTTTAAGAACTGTGAGTTACTTTTTTAGCTACATGTCCGCTTTTGCTTTTATTTTTGCGTGGCCTACTTTTTTATCTAAAAACAATAGAGGTATTCCATGTATGATTTCAAATACATTTACAGATATTGAAAATTATTTTGAAGAAGTTGAAAAGTTAACTCAGTCTAGTAAAGTCAATGTGATTGATTTTCCTGTAGCAAATTTTATTTCATATCAATCTGCAGAAGGTTTGATATTAAATTCAAAAACAACGACTACTGAGGTTAAGCAAGATAATGTAATTTACCTTCCATACGTACCTACTGAAGATGAGAAAGACAAAGCGGCCTAA
- a CDS encoding alpha/beta fold hydrolase: protein MKKSILEHQSLYISTFVKNKSYPNLLWIHGGPGLNCAILEQMIEQYSLFQELNANLVLYDQRGCGRSKCVSTVTHNENIDDLNNLISFLKDQNIFINVILGHSYGAKVLNDFIKKIKTNLGSIFLSTSQSILTPRINNLILDIEYLNREFPEIETPKIEELQFLELSEIWNLTEKLVPYFNQNPKRNDFYWYNQIVRDRVFKLQTEINSPINDFVFKTVRKDLYSRFSNLTIDFEHIPSPKIWINGKYDKIMESKVNENILLVDKSAHYPHFENQKEFVNLINRFLLEI, encoded by the coding sequence ATGAAAAAATCTATATTAGAACATCAAAGTTTATATATATCCACTTTTGTTAAAAATAAATCTTATCCTAATCTTCTCTGGATACATGGAGGGCCAGGACTCAATTGTGCTATACTTGAACAAATGATAGAACAATATAGTTTATTTCAAGAACTGAATGCTAATTTAGTTTTATATGATCAAAGAGGTTGTGGGAGATCAAAATGTGTATCCACAGTAACACATAATGAAAATATTGATGATTTAAACAATTTGATATCATTTCTTAAAGACCAAAATATATTTATTAATGTCATTTTGGGACATAGTTATGGTGCAAAAGTTCTTAACGACTTTATAAAAAAAATCAAAACGAATTTAGGTTCAATTTTCTTATCAACGTCTCAGTCAATTTTAACTCCAAGAATAAATAACTTAATACTAGACATTGAATATTTGAATAGAGAATTTCCGGAAATTGAAACCCCCAAAATAGAGGAATTACAATTTTTAGAACTTTCTGAAATTTGGAATCTTACAGAAAAACTTGTGCCATACTTTAATCAAAATCCAAAACGAAATGATTTTTATTGGTACAATCAAATTGTGCGAGATCGAGTTTTTAAGTTGCAAACTGAAATTAATTCACCAATCAATGATTTCGTCTTTAAAACAGTTCGAAAAGATCTTTATAGTCGATTTTCAAATCTAACTATCGATTTTGAACACATTCCATCACCAAAAATATGGATTAACGGGAAATATGATAAAATTATGGAAAGTAAAGTTAATGAAAATATACTATTGGTTGATAAATCGGCCCATTACCCACATTTTGAAAATCAAAAAGAATTCGTGAATTTAATTAATAGATTTTTGCTTGAGATTTAG